One genomic window of Medicago truncatula cultivar Jemalong A17 chromosome 1, MtrunA17r5.0-ANR, whole genome shotgun sequence includes the following:
- the LOC120580711 gene encoding uncharacterized protein: protein MDSNKNEGRPFPIKGYVPTVNEPFPSNEYHTKVNEALKSVPFGGGNRFSSIGFQPTVNDALKTIQPFGRGTPFSSEDRYARVNEALKSHPNRGKEPFPSNEYHTKVNEALKSVPFGGGNRFSSIGFQPTVNDALKTIQPFGRGTPFSSEDRYARVNEGLKSHPNRGKEPFPSNEFHTQVNEAQKSVPFGGGNRFSSIGFQPTVNGALKTIQPHFPVKFVMQE from the exons ATGGATTCAAACAAGAACGAAGGGAGACCATTTCCCATAAAAGGTTATGTTCCTACAGTGAATGAACCATTTCCAAGCAATGAATATCATACAAAAGTGAATGAAGCTCTAAA ATCCGTACCATTCGGAGGAGGGAACCGATTTTCAAGCATAGGTTTTCAACCAACTGTCAATGATGCTTTGAAAACTATTCAACCCTTCGGAAGAGGGACCCCATTTTCCAGTGAAGATCGTTATGCAAGAGTGAATGAAGCTTTGAAATCACACCCAAATAGAGGAAAGGAACCATTTCCAAGCAATGAATATCATACAAAAGTGAATGAAGCTCTAAAATCCGTACCATTCGGAGGGGGGAACCGATTTTCAAGCATAGGTTTTCAACCAACTGTCAATGATGCATTGAAAACTATTCAACCCTTCGGAAGAGGGACCCCATTTTCCAGTGAAGATCGTTATGCAAGAGTGAATGAAGGTTTGAAATCACACCCAAATAGAGGAAAGGAACCATTTCCAAGCAATGAATTTCATACACAAGTGAATGAAGCTCAAAAATCCGTACCATTCGGAGGAGGGAACCGATTTTCAAGCATAGGTTTTCAACCAACTGTCAATGGTGCTTTGAAAACTATTCAACCCCATTTTCCAGTGAAGTTCGTTATGCAAGAGTGA